DNA from Elaeis guineensis isolate ETL-2024a chromosome 2, EG11, whole genome shotgun sequence:
AGATCCTTCTTCACCCCAAATTCTGTGGGAGAAAAAAAGTCctcataatctttttttttttatcctgcAGTCCGACAGGCCAATAGATGGGATTTAGGCAAAGACCTGGACGGGCCTTTAGGAAAAAAGGAGCTGGGCAGACTAACAAGCCCATTCCTATAGGAAACCCAGCTCAATCCTGCTGGATTTCCCAAACAGGCCCTTAGACATTCAGAATTTCCACAGACAGCTTTTCCATATTAAAGATGGACTAACCACCAACAAGCAAGGTATCTCTCAAAACAAAGTACCAATAACTGAAAGAATGCTAATGATGCGAAATAATTTGGGCCAAAATTTATGCGACATTTTGCATTCTATGGGCAACTAAACACAACTTTATCTGCTTCAGCAATGAAGCAACTACAATTACTTCAGACAGAAATTTTGTCTATTGACAGAAATAGTTAAGACATTGACAATACAAACAAATTTATGTTCAGAAAATATGCAACACAAAAAGATAACCTTAGATGATAAACACTCTACATCAGATTATATAGCTGTGATACTTCCATGAACAGAGCTCCCTGAAAGCAGAAAGGTCAATATGGAGTTCCCATTAATAAGCAATCCAGATCCAAGCGGAATCATTGATGTCTTGTAAATGAAGTCCCAGTCAGTTACCTGACAGTTAATGATATTTTGTTAGTTCATATAGGAACATTTGGGGTCGATATAAATAAGTAATGTTGTTCTTCTACCTTTGTTTATATCAAAGTTAAGCTTGCGGGACAATGACTGATGTTGAGTTGGAAGAGCAGAATGCTGCACAAAAATAAAATGATACTCTAAGTAAAACAAGCAAAAAAGAACAACATTCTATTTGTCTATTATCTCATACCATTGGTTCATCAAGATGATGTGGGGGCAGGGAAACATTTGGAACACCACGAGGTTGAACCATCCAACTAACAAAATTGTTGGATTGTCCCTGCATGATCTGCATAGGAACACCAACAGAGCCCCTAGCGGTGCACCATGCTATGCTAGGATTTCTTACTGCTTGGGTTGCCATTGTATGGTCAAATACACCTTGTGAGGGTGTAAATGATTCCTGTAACAGATTAACACTCAGTAAGCGAACTAGAGAGGTTGTCAACTTGATTCGCTATGACATCAGTAATATAAGTAAGTGGACAAAACCTGAGCAGGCATGACCACCTCTTGACTAAAGGATGTGCATCCTGAGGGTTGCATTTGGATTGGAGTACAGTATGATGGTGTAGCATCCAGAGGATATGAAGGAACATTTGAGGACTCATTCACCATTGCTTGACCCAAAACATCAGCTTGTCCTACTTTTCCAATGAAAATTGAAatgcatgaaaaaaataaattatggaaAATATTacttaactttttttttattagaaatacatacttgtcTTTGTCTTATTCTGTGATTGCTGGTTCTGGGAAACGATGTCAACAGAACTGGAAGTGGGTTGAGTTTTCTTGTTCCGTTTCTGCTCAAGTCCTCCTCCCTTAGGGCGACCTTTGCGGCCCCGTCTTTTCTTACTTCCTTCAAATGCGTTCTGTTGCATATCATCAATGACTGTCACATCTTCCTCATCTGTCTGCCTACTCAATGGAGCAATATGTAACACATTTTCTACTTCCAACATCAGTTTCTCAAgttcattttcaaatatttgtaagGCATCCTCAGAAAATGCACTTTTTACTGCAATAGTAATTGCCTTATGGCAAACCCGGGTATATTGCGATGTCAAAGGTTCTTGACCATCAGTGTCAGCAGCTGGTCGATGTCTATCGGACATGACCTCAACATTCGCATACTTTGTCCACCTCTTTAGTATATACCGAGATGGGAGGCTAAGAATGCTCCTAAAAAGAAGAACCtttaatgcatgcatgcataAGATGCCAGTAGTCTCAAACTTTTTGCAGCTACAGGTGACCATCAAATTGGATGGGTTATATTCAACAATCCCATAACAGTGTTTTTCAGGAACAGAAACTTTATAAACATCTATAGTCCCGTCAAAACCAACTTGTTCACAAAGACAAGAAAGCTGACTCTTGATCTCATCCTCAAATTCATTATATACCAACCTTGTATATGATTCTGCTGCTTCATTCAACATGGGCATATCAACCAGCAAAACTGGTTTAGTTTGCCTTGATTTGTAATCTTCATAGAGTTCCTTCTCACGAAACCGAATCAATGACTTTTGATACTGCTCTAAAAATTTGGAAAGTGGCAACTTCCTGTTGAAATTCTTTTTAAAGTGATTCTTCATGCTCTCACTCCATTTCGCTGTTGTCATGGAAGCACAAAATGAATTTTTGTGGTAAACCACTGCCCATTTCTCTCGTACTGCATATAAATCATCCAACCATGCATTTCCTGCAAGGCCATACATATTAACCAAATTGACCCATTGAGTATGAAAATCCTCTTCAGAGCCACCTTCATATATGCAATTTTTGAAATCCTTCTGAAAGTTGGGCTCACTGCTATATACATGGGACATATGTATTGCTGAATTTTGCAAAATATGCCACAAACAAAGACGGTGACATGTCTCAGGCAATGTTAAACTTACTGCCCTTGACAATGCAGGGAAATGATCTGTAAAGATTGTCTTTGGTTGTCGTCTAGACATTGCTACCATAAAGGTTTTAAATAACCAAACAAATGATTCTGTTGTTTCATCCAATAACAAAGCAGAACCAAATACCACAATTTGCTTATGATGGTTTATGCCAATGAATGGTGCAAATGGTATTTCACCCTTGTTCGTCCTATAAGTTGTGTCAAATAAGACCACATCACCAAAATAGGAGAAATCAAGTATAGAGCGTGCATCTGCCCAAAAGAAGTTGGTCACTTGTTCTCTATCATCAAGTTGTATGGCATAAAAAAAGGAAGGATCCTCTAACTGCTTGGCTttcaaaaattctaaaagaacCTGAGCATCTCCCTTTTCAAGTTCTCTCATCCTGTTGGTGTGCAGATAGGTGCTTTGATCCTTCAACAGAAACCCAACAGTTTCAGCATCACAAGCCTCTTCCACCAGAAATTCCAAAGCTTGAGCAGGTTTATCTACATCATTACCCGTTTCTGCAACATTTGGCATTCCATCACGCTGAGCCAACAACTTCCTATGAGACCTTAACAAGTGTGCTTTATGCGGGCGTACGAGTGGATGGTTGTGTTCATAGATGATTTTACTTGCAACCCATACATTATCACGACTCACTTTATACTCAATACGAGCCATGCAATTTGTTCTCACAGCTTCACGTGGTTTCTTTGTCATATGTGTACTATGCTTCTGACGAGAGCCTTCATTGCTGCACAGGAAAACTCTATTCCGTATAGTCCCATCTTTTCTTCGGCCAAGATGACCCTTCCGGACACTAAAACCCTTTCGATGAGCATATCTA
Protein-coding regions in this window:
- the LOC105046759 gene encoding protein FAR1-RELATED SEQUENCE 5 isoform X3, with the protein product MDPPGSSSDNGSLETGEDSQSDKEKDDAEIDNMSQGPSTGENVVQKISQNSKEGDSSSVAVKDTNNIDKSKAYGNSQLEPEVGMVFHSEDQAYAFYNRYAHRKGFSVRKGHLGRRKDGTIRNRVFLCSNEGSRQKHSTHMTKKPREAVRTNCMARIEYKVSRDNVWVASKIIYEHNHPLVRPHKAHLLRSHRKLLAQRDGMPNVAETGNDVDKPAQALEFLVEEACDAETVGFLLKDQSTYLHTNRMRELEKGDAQVLLEFLKAKQLEDPSFFYAIQLDDREQVTNFFWADARSILDFSYFGDVVLFDTTYRTNKGEIPFAPFIGINHHKQIVVFGSALLLDETTESFVWLFKTFMVAMSRRQPKTIFTDHFPALSRAVSLTLPETCHRLCLWHILQNSAIHMSHVYSSEPNFQKDFKNCIYEGGSEEDFHTQWVNLVNMYGLAGNAWLDDLYAVREKWAVVYHKNSFCASMTTAKWSESMKNHFKKNFNRKLPLSKFLEQYQKSLIRFREKELYEDYKSRQTKPVLLVDMPMLNEAAESYTRLVYNEFEDEIKSQLSCLCEQVGFDGTIDVYKVSVPEKHCYGIVEYNPSNLMVTCSCKKFETTGILCMHALKVLLFRSILSLPSRYILKRWTKYANVEVMSDRHRPAADTDGQEPLTSQYTRVCHKAITIAVKSAFSEDALQIFENELEKLMLEVENVLHIAPLSRQTDEEDVTVIDDMQQNAFEGSKKRRGRKGRPKGGGLEQKRNKKTQPTSSSVDIVSQNQQSQNKTKTIGQADVLGQAMVNESSNVPSYPLDATPSYCTPIQMQPSGCTSFSQEVVMPAQESFTPSQGVFDHTMATQAVRNPSIAWCTARGSVGVPMQIMQGQSNNFVSWMVQPRGVPNVSLPPHHLDEPMHSALPTQHQSLSRKLNFDINKGN
- the LOC105046759 gene encoding protein FAR1-RELATED SEQUENCE 5 isoform X2, translated to MDPPGSSSDNGSLETGEDSQSDKEKDDAEIDNMSQGPSTGENVVQKISQNSKEGDSSSVAVKDTNNIDKSKAYGNSQLEPEVGMVFHSEDQAYAFYNRYAHRKGFSVRKGHLGRRKDGTIRNRVFLCSNEGSRQKHSTHMTKKPREAVRTNCMARIEYKVSRDNVWVASKIIYEHNHPLVRPHKAHLLRSHRKLLAQRDGMPNVAETGNDVDKPAQALEFLVEEACDAETVGFLLKDQSTYLHTNRMRELEKGDAQVLLEFLKAKQLEDPSFFYAIQLDDREQVTNFFWADARSILDFSYFGDVVLFDTTYRTNKGEIPFAPFIGINHHKQIVVFGSALLLDETTESFVWLFKTFMVAMSRRQPKTIFTDHFPALSRAVSLTLPETCHRLCLWHILQNSAIHMSHVYSSEPNFQKDFKNCIYEGGSEEDFHTQWVNLVNMYGLAGNAWLDDLYAVREKWAVVYHKNSFCASMTTAKWSESMKNHFKKNFNRKLPLSKFLEQYQKSLIRFREKELYEDYKSRQTKPVLLVDMPMLNEAAESYTRLVYNEFEDEIKSQLSCLCEQVGFDGTIDVYKVSVPEKHCYGIVEYNPSNLMVTCSCKKFETTGILCMHALKVLLFRSILSLPSRYILKRWTKYANVEVMSDRHRPAADTDGQEPLTSQYTRVCHKAITIAVKSAFSEDALQIFENELEKLMLEVENVLHIAPLSRQTDEEDVTVIDDMQQNAFEGSKKRRGRKGRPKGGGLEQKRNKKTQPTSSSVDIVSQNQQSQNKTKTIGQADVLGQAMVNESSNVPSYPLDATPSYCTPIQMQPSGCTSFSQEESFTPSQGVFDHTMATQAVRNPSIAWCTARGSVGVPMQIMQGQSNNFVSWMVQPRGVPNVSLPPHHLDEPMHSALPTQHQSLSRKLNFDINKGN
- the LOC105046759 gene encoding protein FAR1-RELATED SEQUENCE 5 isoform X1 codes for the protein MDPPGSSSDNGSLETGEDSQSDKEKDDAEIDNMSQGPSTGENVVQKISQNSKEGDSSSVAVKDTNNIDKSKAYGNSQLEPEVGMVFHSEDQAYAFYNRYAHRKGFSVRKGHLGRRKDGTIRNRVFLCSNEGSRQKHSTHMTKKPREAVRTNCMARIEYKVSRDNVWVASKIIYEHNHPLVRPHKAHLLRSHRKLLAQRDGMPNVAETGNDVDKPAQALEFLVEEACDAETVGFLLKDQSTYLHTNRMRELEKGDAQVLLEFLKAKQLEDPSFFYAIQLDDREQVTNFFWADARSILDFSYFGDVVLFDTTYRTNKGEIPFAPFIGINHHKQIVVFGSALLLDETTESFVWLFKTFMVAMSRRQPKTIFTDHFPALSRAVSLTLPETCHRLCLWHILQNSAIHMSHVYSSEPNFQKDFKNCIYEGGSEEDFHTQWVNLVNMYGLAGNAWLDDLYAVREKWAVVYHKNSFCASMTTAKWSESMKNHFKKNFNRKLPLSKFLEQYQKSLIRFREKELYEDYKSRQTKPVLLVDMPMLNEAAESYTRLVYNEFEDEIKSQLSCLCEQVGFDGTIDVYKVSVPEKHCYGIVEYNPSNLMVTCSCKKFETTGILCMHALKVLLFRSILSLPSRYILKRWTKYANVEVMSDRHRPAADTDGQEPLTSQYTRVCHKAITIAVKSAFSEDALQIFENELEKLMLEVENVLHIAPLSRQTDEEDVTVIDDMQQNAFEGSKKRRGRKGRPKGGGLEQKRNKKTQPTSSSVDIVSQNQQSQNKTKTRQADVLGQAMVNESSNVPSYPLDATPSYCTPIQMQPSGCTSFSQEVVMPAQESFTPSQGVFDHTMATQAVRNPSIAWCTARGSVGVPMQIMQGQSNNFVSWMVQPRGVPNVSLPPHHLDEPMHSALPTQHQSLSRKLNFDINKGN